The following coding sequences are from one Arthrobacter sp. 24S4-2 window:
- a CDS encoding PP2C family protein-serine/threonine phosphatase, with protein MTDEPDVRRALVIEDDEDIRGLLVHILTKQGFQVSSASTGRAGIELMQRDGAELVTLDLNLPDIDGVEVCRELRKFSDAYILMISARGEELDRLTGLDTGADDYLTKPFSPRELGSRITALFRRPRASAVHEAAIQDDLRRAVEVQRSLLPAEGLSLDGFDIAGAFRPSRNVGGDFFDWYPKDGGLQLTLADAMGKGMGAALIAATVRAVMRSVAHNEPLGDAFRSAARILEADLEQSASFVTLFHARLTASTGVLHYVDAGHGLALHIKAGGSSARLITGGPPVGAWPGQEWDAHQVALEPGDSLAVVSDGLLDVYPDVEVLTAVVAGTVSGSASAQEACDAVLELASGRDVSDDTTVVVLTRAPRQLP; from the coding sequence ATGACTGATGAGCCGGACGTACGCCGTGCACTGGTCATTGAGGACGATGAGGACATCCGGGGCCTACTGGTCCACATTCTGACCAAGCAGGGCTTCCAGGTGTCTTCCGCCTCAACGGGGCGAGCCGGCATTGAGCTGATGCAGCGCGACGGCGCCGAACTGGTGACGCTGGACCTGAACCTCCCGGACATCGACGGCGTTGAAGTCTGCCGTGAACTGCGCAAGTTTTCCGACGCCTACATCCTTATGATCAGCGCCCGCGGCGAGGAGCTGGACCGGCTCACCGGACTGGACACCGGGGCAGACGACTACCTCACCAAACCGTTCAGCCCACGCGAACTCGGGTCCCGCATCACCGCGCTTTTCCGCCGGCCTCGTGCCAGTGCCGTCCACGAAGCTGCAATCCAGGACGATCTGCGCCGCGCCGTCGAGGTCCAGCGCAGCCTGCTCCCGGCCGAGGGCCTGTCCCTCGACGGGTTCGACATCGCCGGCGCTTTCCGTCCCTCCCGCAACGTTGGCGGTGACTTTTTCGACTGGTACCCGAAAGACGGCGGTCTGCAGCTGACCCTTGCGGACGCCATGGGCAAGGGCATGGGTGCCGCGCTGATCGCCGCCACCGTCCGCGCCGTGATGCGTTCGGTGGCGCACAATGAACCGCTGGGCGATGCGTTCAGGTCGGCCGCACGGATCCTGGAAGCCGACCTGGAGCAGTCCGCATCCTTCGTCACCCTGTTCCATGCCCGGCTCACCGCCTCCACCGGCGTCCTGCACTATGTGGACGCCGGCCACGGACTGGCGCTGCACATCAAGGCCGGCGGAAGTTCCGCACGGCTCATCACCGGCGGACCACCCGTAGGAGCCTGGCCCGGCCAGGAATGGGATGCGCACCAGGTTGCGCTCGAGCCGGGTGACTCGCTGGCAGTGGTCAGCGACGGCCTGCTGGACGTCTACCCCGACGTCGAGGTCCTGACGGCGGTAGTGGCCGGCACGGTCTCCGGCAGCGCCAGCGCCCAGGAAGCCTGCGACGCCGTCCTGGAACTGGCCTCCGGCCGCGACGTTTCCGACGACACCACCGTGGTTGTGCTGACCCGGGCGCCGCGGCAGCTGCCGTAA
- a CDS encoding LLM class flavin-dependent oxidoreductase, translating into MTVPLSILDLATIAKGQTAAESFAGSVAMAQRAEELGYRRVWYAEHHNMSSIASSATSVLIAHIAANTSSIRLGAGGVMLPNHSPLTIAEQFGTLETLHPGRIDLGLGRAPGSDQNTMRALRRDPMSSDSFPQDVLELQGYLTGPTRIQGVEATPGKGTNVPLYILGSSLFGARLAAQLGLPYAFASHFAPNALQDAVAIYRREFKPSAQLDAPHVIAGVNVIAADSAYEAQEMFQATKRARVSLFFGNGRVFTDDEADMILDSPQGQHVAQMMKYSAIGTPDVVMEYLYGFTAHADADELIVAHQSNGTQARLRSVELLAAAAGMARV; encoded by the coding sequence GTGACTGTTCCGCTTTCCATCCTTGACCTGGCCACCATTGCTAAGGGACAGACGGCGGCGGAGAGTTTCGCCGGGAGTGTGGCCATGGCGCAACGCGCCGAAGAGCTGGGCTACCGCAGGGTCTGGTACGCGGAGCACCACAACATGTCCTCCATCGCCTCCTCGGCAACCAGCGTGCTCATCGCCCACATCGCCGCCAACACCAGCAGCATCCGGCTGGGCGCCGGCGGGGTGATGCTGCCCAACCACTCCCCGCTGACCATCGCCGAACAGTTCGGCACCCTGGAGACGCTGCACCCGGGCCGCATCGACCTCGGCCTGGGACGGGCGCCCGGCAGCGACCAGAACACCATGCGCGCCCTCCGCCGCGACCCGATGTCGTCAGACAGCTTTCCCCAGGATGTCCTGGAACTGCAGGGCTACCTGACCGGCCCAACCCGCATCCAGGGCGTCGAGGCGACGCCGGGCAAGGGAACGAACGTCCCGCTCTACATCCTCGGGTCCTCGCTATTCGGGGCCCGGCTGGCAGCGCAGCTGGGACTTCCGTACGCCTTTGCGTCGCACTTCGCCCCCAACGCACTGCAGGATGCCGTGGCCATCTACCGCCGCGAATTCAAGCCATCGGCCCAGCTGGACGCGCCTCATGTCATCGCCGGTGTCAACGTCATCGCCGCAGATTCCGCGTACGAGGCGCAGGAGATGTTCCAGGCCACCAAGCGCGCCCGGGTGTCCCTATTCTTCGGCAACGGCAGGGTGTTCACCGACGATGAGGCGGATATGATCCTCGATTCCCCGCAGGGCCAGCACGTGGCCCAGATGATGAAGTACTCCGCGATCGGGACCCCGGATGTGGTGATGGAGTACCTCTACGGGTTCACCGCACACGCTGACGCGGACGAACTGATCGTCGCCCACCAGAGCAACGGAACTCAGGCCCGCCTGCGGTCCGTCGAACTGCTCGCGGCCGCCGCCGGAATGGCCCGGGTCTAG
- a CDS encoding chromosome segregation ATPase produces MQHVSTTSVFARRLAAAVVLPGVLTSMLVLAPATQAAGDATGICNGVVNQLAHRGTVQENLLQAAARKNAVLIASLQAERAALQSTADGLSADIAAADKAIAALNAEEQQLISDMDSAATELAGLKVAQTNVIQAVADAEKALDGLESEKAATEAQLTPLQEELGVAQAAAALLDKQKADLEAQEAAKKSEISAAEGELSGLQTAAAAAADSLAGKNAEILTAQGDLAKLTGVADTAAAAVTAAAQAVTDAEAELGRLQGIGDTAQAQLDAQQAKVAEAKATLATLQSTAQTAAEAVAAKNSEISTAQGELAALQTAASQAADALAAKNAAITTAQGELTTLNTNAASAASALAANTNKTAAVNAEITSLQAQIAAKNTEIAAKQSELSTAQGQLTTLQASKTSLESEIAALTLRINTEFPPNSNASKKRELEDQRAAKQTELNTVNAQIATKNTQISGYQGDLTALQNSVNNLNAQLLAKQQESSTLQQQAAPLQAALTTANTAVATKEGEIATLKGQVPTLQAAVSDANAAVTAKQGELSALQGQLPALQSAAATAADNVSVQQKLVADLEAALPGLTEGVAEAQADIAEQKTVLGGLEATLAAAKDALAAANSSVEAKKAEVSSLQGELPALQATLDGANASVSTKQGEIATLNGELDTLVAQLASLNAGIAAKEAEILDLQTRVAPLLDQLNKLNGEISATEAQLKTLQAQLTALDLQVTSAQGQLNTLTAQKKANKDAIDAQKAKVKSLQAQLGSVQDQIAAIDGQIALGGCVA; encoded by the coding sequence ATGCAACATGTATCCACTACGTCCGTGTTCGCCCGCCGGCTGGCTGCCGCCGTCGTCCTGCCCGGCGTCCTGACCAGCATGCTGGTATTGGCCCCGGCGACTCAGGCGGCCGGCGACGCCACCGGCATCTGCAACGGGGTGGTGAACCAGCTGGCCCACCGTGGCACTGTGCAGGAGAATCTCCTCCAGGCGGCGGCTCGCAAGAACGCGGTGCTCATCGCATCCCTGCAGGCGGAGCGGGCGGCACTGCAGTCAACGGCGGACGGCCTCTCGGCAGACATCGCCGCGGCAGACAAGGCAATTGCCGCCCTCAACGCGGAGGAACAGCAGTTGATCTCGGACATGGACTCGGCGGCAACCGAACTTGCCGGGCTTAAGGTGGCCCAGACCAACGTGATTCAGGCGGTTGCCGATGCCGAGAAGGCGCTGGACGGACTCGAGTCGGAGAAAGCCGCCACCGAAGCACAACTCACGCCGCTGCAGGAAGAGCTCGGCGTTGCCCAGGCCGCTGCCGCGCTGCTGGACAAACAGAAGGCAGACCTCGAAGCTCAGGAAGCTGCGAAAAAGAGCGAGATCAGCGCCGCAGAGGGCGAACTTTCCGGGCTCCAGACCGCAGCCGCCGCCGCGGCGGACTCCCTCGCCGGCAAGAACGCCGAAATCCTTACGGCGCAAGGAGACCTGGCAAAGCTGACGGGCGTAGCGGACACCGCGGCCGCGGCCGTCACCGCAGCGGCCCAGGCAGTCACCGATGCCGAGGCCGAGCTCGGGCGGCTCCAGGGCATCGGGGATACCGCGCAGGCGCAGCTCGACGCCCAGCAGGCGAAGGTTGCCGAGGCAAAAGCCACGCTCGCGACCCTTCAGTCCACAGCCCAAACAGCAGCGGAGGCTGTGGCCGCCAAGAACTCAGAGATCAGCACGGCGCAGGGCGAACTCGCGGCGCTGCAAACAGCCGCCAGCCAGGCTGCGGACGCCCTGGCCGCCAAGAACGCTGCGATCACCACGGCGCAGGGAGAGCTGACCACGCTTAACACGAACGCGGCCTCGGCGGCCTCGGCGCTCGCCGCAAACACGAACAAGACCGCCGCAGTCAATGCGGAAATCACCTCGCTCCAGGCGCAGATCGCGGCGAAAAACACCGAGATCGCGGCCAAACAGTCCGAACTGAGCACGGCGCAGGGCCAGCTCACTACTTTGCAGGCCAGTAAGACATCCCTGGAGTCGGAGATCGCCGCACTTACCCTCAGAATCAACACAGAGTTTCCGCCAAACTCAAACGCGAGCAAGAAGCGGGAGCTTGAGGACCAACGCGCTGCCAAGCAGACCGAGCTGAACACAGTGAACGCCCAGATCGCCACCAAAAATACCCAGATCTCCGGGTACCAGGGTGACCTGACCGCTCTTCAGAACTCGGTCAACAACCTCAACGCCCAGCTTCTGGCCAAGCAGCAGGAAAGCAGCACCCTGCAGCAGCAGGCCGCGCCGTTGCAGGCCGCCCTGACTACAGCGAACACCGCCGTTGCCACAAAGGAAGGCGAGATCGCAACGCTTAAGGGCCAGGTGCCGACGCTTCAGGCTGCGGTCAGCGATGCCAACGCCGCCGTCACCGCCAAGCAGGGTGAGCTCAGTGCCCTGCAGGGGCAACTGCCTGCACTCCAAAGCGCCGCAGCCACGGCCGCGGACAACGTCTCCGTGCAGCAAAAGCTCGTAGCGGACCTTGAGGCCGCATTGCCGGGACTGACCGAGGGCGTGGCTGAGGCCCAAGCGGACATCGCGGAGCAGAAGACCGTGCTGGGTGGCCTGGAAGCCACTCTGGCGGCAGCAAAGGACGCCCTTGCCGCTGCAAACTCCTCCGTCGAGGCCAAAAAGGCAGAGGTCAGCAGCCTGCAAGGCGAACTGCCGGCGTTGCAGGCCACGCTGGACGGCGCCAACGCGTCGGTTTCCACCAAACAGGGTGAGATCGCGACTTTGAACGGGGAGTTGGACACGCTCGTGGCCCAACTTGCGTCCCTCAACGCGGGGATCGCCGCCAAGGAAGCGGAGATCCTCGATCTGCAGACCCGGGTGGCGCCGCTGCTGGACCAGCTGAACAAGCTCAACGGCGAGATCAGCGCCACGGAGGCTCAGCTCAAGACGCTTCAGGCGCAGCTGACAGCACTGGACCTGCAGGTCACGTCCGCCCAGGGCCAGCTCAACACTCTGACCGCGCAAAAGAAGGCCAACAAGGACGCCATCGATGCGCAGAAGGCGAAGGTCAAGTCCCTCCAGGCCCAGCTTGGCAGCGTACAGGACCAGATCGCTGCCATCGACGGACAGATTGCCCTCGGCGGTTGCGTGGCCTAG